In one Epinephelus moara isolate mb chromosome 6, YSFRI_EMoa_1.0, whole genome shotgun sequence genomic region, the following are encoded:
- the tyrobp gene encoding TYRO protein tyrosine kinase-binding protein, with the protein MSDALCIVGSMFGSAEGQQGCDSCYLINMGSVIGIIASDILLTILITVSVFCFATHQRRRRDSHDGKRSLPSSVSKKMASEVTESPYQELHGVQSDVYSELRHFRK; encoded by the exons ATGTCTGATGCTCTTTGCATTGTGGGTTCGATGTTTG gCTCAGCAGAAGGACAGCAAG GCTGTGATTCATGTTACCTGATAAACATGGGCTCTGTCATAGGCATTATTGCCTCTGATATCCTCTTGACCATCCTCATCACTGTTTCTGTGTTCTGCTTTGCGACTCACCAAAGGAGAAGGAGGGATTCTCATGATG GTAAAAGAAGTCTGCCGTCATCGGTATCAAAGAAAATGGCATCAGAGGTCACAGAATCTCCCTACCAG GAGTTACATGGAGTCCAGTCAGATGTGTACAGTGAGCTTCGGCACTTTAGGAAATGA
- the hcst gene encoding hematopoietic cell signal transducer, with product MAYNKFFIVVFCLLSNLAGALTESTVSCYRIEPGTIAGIICADVLLTLVIVVVTYRCASVRRQKIENANKVYMNVRANCKS from the exons ATGGCTTACAACAAATTCTTTATCGTCGTCTTTTGTCTTCTGAGca ACCTGGCTGGGGCCCTCACAG AGAGCACTGTGTCTTGCTACAGGATCGAGCCAGGGACAATAGCAGGCATCATTTGTGCAGATGTGCTGCTGACCCTCGTCATTGTTGTCGTCACCTACCGATGTGCCAGTGTTCGGCGTCAGAAGATTGAAAATG CTAACAAAGTGTACATGAATGTCCGGGCCAACTGCAAGAGCTAA